In one Nocardioides sp. NBC_00368 genomic region, the following are encoded:
- a CDS encoding alpha/beta hydrolase, which yields MKRISVPLTVAVVSLAATLAPVVSLAGPDKAHAAAPDSITWGTCPAEISPVPIPERMQCGTLKVPLDYSIPDGKTIDIAVSRLASTKPAKRRGILVTNPGGPSAGENYPAMLVAMGLPQSVQDSYDVIGFDPRGIGRSTPVTCDLTAEQLLTGSIPPYPLDAADVTAHATASKQIAQQCRTSKTSWMLPHISPANTARDMDRIRAALGESKLSYAGASWGTHLGAVYTTLFPQRSDRIVLDSNLGPGGWDYASDRLWSQGVEDTFPAFAKFAAANHREYGLGTTPAQVRAKYFELAAQLEKKPIQTPDGPFDHVSFRLINFGLLYGPTQLPLLAGIWQAVDANQPPPPLPGGDAVTDVDNLISGRYYMICNDARWPSSVATYQRNVAVDRVRYPLFGAAGANITPCAYWPDPVEPQVRITDRGPSNVLMVQNLRDPATPLAGARKMRTALGERATMVTADQSGHGVYPGGRNRCANHAVTTYLTTGARPMRDYHCSADH from the coding sequence ATGAAACGCATCTCGGTACCGCTCACCGTCGCCGTCGTCTCGCTGGCGGCCACACTGGCCCCAGTGGTCTCGCTGGCCGGTCCAGACAAGGCACACGCCGCCGCACCGGACAGCATCACGTGGGGCACGTGCCCCGCCGAGATCTCTCCGGTGCCGATCCCGGAGAGGATGCAGTGCGGGACCCTGAAGGTCCCCTTGGACTACAGCATCCCGGACGGCAAGACGATCGACATCGCGGTCTCGCGGCTGGCGAGCACGAAGCCCGCCAAGCGGCGCGGCATCCTGGTGACCAACCCCGGTGGCCCCTCCGCGGGCGAGAACTACCCGGCCATGCTTGTCGCGATGGGCCTCCCGCAGAGCGTCCAGGACAGCTACGACGTGATCGGCTTCGACCCGCGCGGGATCGGCCGCAGCACGCCGGTGACGTGCGACCTCACCGCGGAGCAGCTGCTGACCGGGAGCATCCCGCCGTACCCGCTCGACGCCGCCGACGTGACCGCGCACGCAACCGCGAGCAAGCAGATCGCGCAGCAGTGCAGGACGTCGAAGACGTCCTGGATGCTGCCGCACATCAGCCCGGCCAACACCGCACGCGACATGGATCGGATCCGGGCGGCGCTGGGCGAGTCGAAGCTGTCGTACGCCGGCGCCTCCTGGGGAACCCACCTGGGCGCCGTCTACACCACCCTGTTCCCGCAGCGCAGCGACCGGATCGTGCTCGACAGCAACCTGGGGCCGGGTGGCTGGGACTACGCGAGCGACCGGCTGTGGTCCCAGGGTGTCGAGGACACCTTCCCGGCCTTCGCGAAGTTCGCTGCCGCGAATCACCGCGAGTACGGCCTGGGCACGACCCCCGCGCAGGTACGAGCGAAGTACTTCGAGCTCGCCGCGCAGCTGGAGAAGAAGCCGATCCAGACACCGGACGGCCCCTTCGACCACGTCTCGTTCCGCCTGATCAACTTCGGCCTGCTGTACGGCCCGACCCAGCTCCCGCTGCTGGCCGGCATCTGGCAGGCGGTCGACGCGAACCAGCCGCCGCCCCCGCTGCCCGGAGGCGACGCCGTGACCGACGTGGACAACCTCATCTCCGGCCGCTACTACATGATCTGCAACGACGCGCGTTGGCCGTCGTCGGTTGCGACCTACCAGCGCAACGTCGCCGTCGACAGGGTCAGGTATCCGCTGTTCGGTGCCGCGGGAGCCAACATCACCCCCTGCGCGTACTGGCCGGATCCCGTCGAACCGCAGGTCCGGATCACCGATCGGGGTCCGTCCAACGTACTGATGGTGCAGAACCTTCGCGACCCGGCGACACCGCTCGCCGGTGCGCGGAAGATGCGGACGGCCTTGGGCGAGCGAGCCACCATGGTGACCGCCGATCAGAGCGGCCACGGCGTCTACCCGGGCGGCAGGAACCGCTGCGCGAACCACGCGGTGACCACCTATCTGACCACGGGTGCGCGCCCGATGCGCGACTACCACTGCTCGGCCGACCACTAG
- a CDS encoding HAD-IIA family hydrolase: protein MIDERPIKTWLTDMDGVLVREEEPIPGAAEFLKKLTEASVPFMVLTNNSIYTPRDLRVRLLRSGLDVPEKSIWTSAMATAQFLADQRPDGSAYVVGEAGLTTALHAVGYVMTENDPDYVVLGETRTYSFESITRAIRLIEGGARFIATNPDPSGPSPQGTLPATGSVAALISAATNRAPYYIGKPNPLMMRSALNQLEAHSETTVMIGDRMDTDIISGLEAGMRTILVETGSTKPEQVETFPFRPTRVVASIADVLPLLD from the coding sequence GTGATCGACGAGCGCCCCATCAAGACCTGGCTGACCGACATGGACGGTGTCCTGGTGCGTGAGGAGGAGCCCATCCCGGGAGCCGCCGAGTTCCTGAAGAAGCTCACCGAGGCGTCGGTGCCGTTCATGGTGCTGACCAACAACTCCATCTACACCCCGAGAGACCTGCGGGTCCGGCTGCTCCGCTCCGGCCTGGACGTGCCCGAGAAGTCGATCTGGACCTCGGCGATGGCCACCGCGCAGTTCCTCGCCGACCAGCGGCCGGACGGCTCGGCGTACGTCGTGGGTGAGGCCGGACTGACGACCGCGCTGCACGCGGTCGGCTACGTGATGACGGAGAACGACCCCGACTACGTCGTGCTGGGCGAGACCCGCACCTACTCGTTCGAGTCGATCACCCGGGCGATCCGGCTGATCGAGGGCGGCGCCCGGTTCATCGCGACCAACCCGGACCCGAGCGGGCCGAGCCCGCAGGGCACCCTCCCCGCGACCGGCTCGGTGGCCGCGCTGATCAGTGCCGCGACCAACCGGGCGCCCTACTACATCGGGAAGCCCAACCCGCTGATGATGCGCAGCGCCCTCAACCAGCTCGAGGCCCACTCCGAGACCACGGTGATGATCGGCGACCGGATGGACACCGACATCATCAGCGGGCTCGAGGCCGGCATGCGCACGATCCTCGTCGAGACCGGGTCGACCAAGCCCGAGCAGGTCGAGACCTTCCCGTTCCGGCCGACGCGCGTGGTCGCCTCGATCGCCGACGTACTGCCGCTGCTCGACTGA
- a CDS encoding GlxA family transcriptional regulator produces MNDISKPPSRARRRIAFLLFDGVKTLDYVGPAEVFVEANQAVDAYEILLLSPDGKDVVTSLGNRVSVHGAAHDAGDFDTVIVPGSELPPHEFVRSTVTEAAISLVSRARRVVSICSGAFVLAEIGMLDGRRATTHWKFAPELQRLYPRVRVDPDAIFVRDGDILTSAGVAAGIDLALALVEDDHGADIARQVAQLLLVYLQRSGGQSQYSVPLRARAQPASIVRRATDLVDADPTRAWTVTDLARLVSTSPRHLARRFRDELGQTPSEYVTAVRFDLARMHLEVGASVTEAAVQSGYGSPEALRRTFVTRLGISPSQYQRRFRSALSAERGRARGRAEFELAD; encoded by the coding sequence GTGAACGACATATCCAAGCCCCCGTCCCGTGCCCGCCGCCGCATCGCATTCCTGCTCTTCGACGGCGTGAAGACGCTCGACTACGTCGGTCCCGCCGAGGTGTTCGTCGAGGCCAACCAGGCGGTGGACGCCTACGAGATCCTGCTGCTCTCGCCGGACGGGAAGGACGTGGTGACCTCTCTCGGCAACCGGGTCTCCGTGCACGGTGCGGCCCACGATGCGGGCGACTTCGACACGGTGATCGTGCCGGGGAGCGAGCTGCCACCCCACGAGTTCGTACGCAGCACGGTGACCGAGGCGGCGATCTCGCTGGTCTCGCGCGCCCGGCGGGTGGTCTCGATCTGCAGCGGTGCCTTCGTGCTCGCCGAGATCGGCATGCTCGACGGCCGGCGCGCGACGACCCACTGGAAGTTCGCGCCGGAGCTCCAGCGGCTGTACCCGCGCGTGCGCGTGGACCCCGACGCGATCTTCGTACGTGACGGCGACATCCTGACCTCGGCCGGTGTCGCTGCGGGCATCGACCTGGCGCTCGCCCTGGTCGAGGACGACCACGGGGCCGACATCGCGCGACAGGTCGCCCAGCTCCTCCTCGTCTACCTGCAGCGCTCCGGCGGCCAGTCGCAGTACTCGGTCCCGCTGCGGGCCCGGGCGCAACCGGCGTCGATCGTGCGCCGTGCGACCGATCTGGTCGACGCCGATCCCACTCGTGCGTGGACCGTGACCGACCTCGCCCGGCTCGTCTCGACCAGCCCGCGCCATCTGGCCCGGCGCTTCCGCGACGAGCTCGGCCAGACGCCCTCGGAGTACGTCACAGCGGTGCGTTTCGACCTCGCCCGGATGCACCTCGAGGTCGGCGCGAGCGTGACCGAGGCGGCGGTGCAGTCGGGATACGGCAGCCCGGAGGCGCTGCGGCGTACGTTCGTCACGCGCCTCGGCATCTCGCCGTCGCAGTATCAGCGCCGGTTCCGGTCCGCTCTCTCCGCCGAGCGCGGTCGCGCCCGGGGACGAGCCGAGTTCGAGCTCGCCGACTGA
- a CDS encoding MarR family winged helix-turn-helix transcriptional regulator produces the protein MTETRHSLELSEQLCFSLYTAQRLVTAAYRPILDALGLTYPQYVAMLVLWESSPVTMGELGERLGLDYGTVTPLVRRLEAAGLITREKRPEDQRSVRLRLTDAGTELRSRAEGVPDTIAEVMALQPEEFTILKESLDHLSDNVAQRLR, from the coding sequence ATGACAGAGACTCGCCACAGCCTGGAGCTGAGCGAGCAGCTGTGCTTCTCGCTCTACACGGCGCAGCGGCTCGTGACCGCGGCCTACCGACCGATCCTCGACGCCCTGGGCCTGACCTATCCCCAGTACGTCGCCATGCTCGTGCTCTGGGAGAGCTCCCCCGTCACCATGGGCGAGCTCGGCGAGCGGCTGGGCCTCGACTACGGCACCGTCACGCCGCTGGTCAGGCGCCTGGAGGCGGCCGGGCTGATCACCCGCGAGAAGCGCCCCGAGGACCAGCGCAGCGTCCGACTGCGCCTGACCGACGCCGGCACCGAGCTCCGCAGCCGGGCCGAGGGCGTGCCCGACACCATCGCCGAGGTCATGGCGCTGCAGCCAGAGGAGTTCACCATCCTCAAGGAGTCCCTCGACCACCTCAGCGACAACGTCGCCCAGCGCCTGCGCTGA
- a CDS encoding acyltransferase family protein, whose product MTTVPAGEAEGAARPERRSEMDALRALVVVGLVFFHSALVFDSETDFYVHSDTTAPLAMAAGPVVVWAMPLLFVIAGFGAAQSLRRRGGGGFVLERLRRLGVPLVFSVFALLPFPQWLRWRADGHDESYVEYLPIFFDVHLSLGRLPFLVRGEQFESGHLWFVVLLLAFSLVVAVPVALLPGAWRARALSVGARTVERRPWTILLAGLPLALVCAVWGLEVDYGGWHRLAYLLFFSFGLLIAADERLLDAMQRVGRIALVAAVLLFCAGAPGFFLTDEPFVESSPLAMVGRAFYGAVGWCAVVAILGLLDRPRASSREGGSSLRARLAGYLGPAILPIYILHQPVVVGVAYVVIGWPLPALLQYVVIVAVSLLLTVGLYDLLVRRTPVTRFLFGMR is encoded by the coding sequence ATGACGACCGTGCCGGCGGGGGAGGCGGAGGGCGCCGCCCGGCCCGAGCGGCGTTCGGAGATGGATGCGCTGCGGGCGCTGGTGGTCGTGGGGCTGGTCTTCTTCCACTCCGCGCTGGTCTTCGACTCCGAGACCGACTTCTACGTCCACAGCGACACCACGGCGCCGCTCGCGATGGCAGCCGGGCCGGTGGTGGTCTGGGCGATGCCGCTGCTCTTCGTGATCGCGGGGTTCGGGGCGGCGCAGTCGCTGCGCCGCCGCGGCGGGGGCGGGTTCGTCCTGGAGCGGCTGCGCCGCCTCGGCGTACCTCTGGTCTTCTCCGTCTTCGCCCTGTTGCCGTTCCCGCAGTGGCTGCGGTGGCGTGCGGACGGCCACGACGAGTCGTACGTCGAGTACCTCCCGATCTTCTTCGACGTCCACCTCTCGCTCGGGCGGCTGCCCTTCCTGGTCCGTGGTGAGCAGTTCGAGTCGGGGCACCTGTGGTTCGTGGTGCTGCTGCTCGCGTTCTCGTTGGTGGTGGCGGTGCCGGTGGCGCTGCTGCCCGGCGCGTGGCGCGCGCGTGCGCTGTCGGTGGGAGCGCGGACGGTCGAGCGGCGGCCGTGGACGATCCTGCTCGCCGGCCTCCCGCTGGCGCTGGTGTGCGCGGTGTGGGGGCTGGAGGTCGACTACGGCGGCTGGCACCGCCTGGCGTACCTGCTCTTCTTCTCCTTCGGCCTGCTCATCGCCGCCGACGAGCGCCTCCTCGACGCGATGCAGCGGGTCGGCCGGATCGCGCTCGTGGCGGCCGTGCTCCTCTTCTGCGCTGGCGCCCCGGGGTTCTTCCTCACCGACGAGCCGTTCGTCGAGTCGAGCCCGCTCGCGATGGTCGGCCGCGCGTTCTACGGAGCCGTCGGCTGGTGCGCGGTCGTGGCGATCCTCGGGCTGCTGGACCGCCCGCGGGCCTCGTCGCGAGAGGGTGGCTCGTCGCTGCGCGCTCGGCTGGCCGGCTATCTCGGCCCGGCGATCCTGCCGATCTACATCCTGCATCAGCCGGTCGTGGTCGGCGTCGCGTACGTCGTGATCGGCTGGCCTCTTCCGGCGCTCCTTCAGTACGTGGTCATCGTCGCCGTCTCGCTGCTGCTCACGGTCGGCCTCTACGACCTCCTCGTCAGACGTACGCCGGTGACCCGGTTCCTGTTCGGGATGCGGTGA
- a CDS encoding aldo/keto reductase, with protein MTIPTITLNNGVEMPQLGYGVFQVPNDETEAAVTAALEAGYRSIDTAAVYGNEAGVGRALAKSGIAREELFIATKLWNADHERPAEAYEKSLELLGLDHVDLYLIHWPTPARDLYAGAWQGLEELYAAGRTRAIGVSNFLPEHLDRIVGLGGTVPAVNQIELHPALQQRATAAADDRLGIATEAWSPLAQGAMLENPVITAIADRLGRTTAQVILRWHLQQGRIVIPKSVTPSRIAQNIDVFGFDLTDADLAAIDALESDGRTGPDPATFNAA; from the coding sequence ATGACCATCCCGACCATCACCCTGAACAACGGCGTCGAGATGCCGCAGCTCGGCTACGGCGTCTTCCAGGTGCCGAACGACGAGACCGAGGCGGCCGTGACCGCGGCGCTCGAGGCCGGCTACCGCAGCATCGACACCGCGGCGGTCTACGGCAACGAGGCCGGCGTCGGCCGTGCGCTCGCGAAGTCCGGCATCGCCCGCGAGGAGCTCTTCATCGCCACGAAGCTCTGGAACGCCGACCACGAGCGGCCGGCCGAGGCGTACGAGAAGAGCCTCGAGCTCCTCGGCCTCGACCACGTCGACCTCTACCTGATCCACTGGCCCACCCCGGCCAGAGACCTGTACGCCGGTGCCTGGCAGGGCCTCGAGGAGCTGTACGCCGCGGGCCGGACCCGCGCGATCGGCGTCTCGAACTTCCTGCCCGAGCACCTGGACCGGATCGTCGGGCTCGGCGGCACGGTGCCGGCGGTCAACCAGATCGAGCTGCACCCGGCCCTGCAGCAGCGCGCGACGGCGGCCGCCGACGACCGGCTCGGGATCGCGACCGAGGCCTGGAGTCCGCTCGCCCAGGGCGCCATGCTCGAGAACCCGGTCATCACCGCGATCGCCGACCGCCTCGGCCGCACCACCGCCCAGGTGATCCTGCGCTGGCACCTCCAGCAGGGCCGGATCGTGATCCCCAAGTCGGTGACCCCGTCGCGGATCGCGCAGAACATCGACGTGTTCGGCTTCGATCTCACCGACGCCGACCTCGCCGCGATCGACGCCCTGGAGAGCGACGGCCGCACCGGCCCGGACCCGGCGACGTTCAACGCCGCCTGA